From a single Candidatus Dormiibacterota bacterium genomic region:
- a CDS encoding winged helix-turn-helix domain-containing protein: MLLIFIESRGEIVSKGTLAERIWPGQTVSVANVNQHVFMLRQLLGESARDHSYIITQPRKGFRFAVPVAVVEQRAVDPEQPATWGAPIDQRVASEAFRLYCRGCHLLETQDLAAVERAVTAFESAHDAEPSNPLPLTGAAQAVLLLGEQQYVAPQFTYFKARTYLDAALKVAPTSATPRALLAQSLALFAWDFEGARRELERARQLRSPSVAIYHASAWLALCARNVKRALSEAERALSLHPSSLALQIFVGRVLMHAERFDDAIDMFDSIIAGGVHSSLAREQRARARLLNGNAKGAIDDVRALEGAAGPEALALLARAYADTGQEGLIEAVYRQLVAIAERRYVSPVSIAVAAAAYGLAAEALAQLSRAFIEHDPNLLQLALQPGVRRWFRNLESIPDFQKLLWALPSPHP, encoded by the coding sequence ATGTTGCTGATTTTTATTGAATCTCGTGGAGAGATCGTGAGCAAAGGTACCCTAGCCGAACGCATATGGCCGGGGCAGACGGTGAGCGTTGCCAACGTCAACCAGCACGTCTTTATGCTCCGTCAGCTTCTTGGAGAGTCGGCCCGGGATCATTCGTACATCATCACCCAACCCCGAAAAGGCTTTCGGTTCGCCGTTCCGGTCGCGGTCGTCGAGCAGCGGGCCGTCGATCCCGAGCAGCCGGCCACCTGGGGAGCGCCGATCGATCAGAGGGTGGCGAGCGAAGCTTTCCGTCTTTATTGCCGCGGCTGCCATTTACTCGAAACGCAGGATCTCGCGGCGGTCGAACGAGCCGTAACGGCGTTCGAAAGCGCGCACGACGCAGAGCCCTCGAACCCATTGCCCCTGACCGGCGCGGCGCAGGCCGTTCTGCTGCTCGGCGAGCAGCAGTATGTAGCGCCGCAATTCACGTATTTCAAGGCGCGAACGTACCTCGACGCAGCATTGAAAGTCGCGCCCACGTCGGCGACGCCGCGCGCGTTACTGGCCCAGTCGCTCGCGCTCTTTGCCTGGGATTTCGAGGGCGCTCGTCGCGAACTGGAGCGCGCTCGGCAACTGCGCAGCCCGAGCGTTGCCATTTACCACGCTTCCGCGTGGCTCGCCTTATGTGCGCGCAATGTTAAACGGGCGCTCTCTGAAGCCGAACGGGCCTTATCTCTGCATCCGTCCTCGCTAGCGCTCCAAATCTTTGTGGGGCGCGTGCTGATGCACGCCGAACGCTTCGACGACGCGATCGACATGTTTGATAGCATTATCGCCGGTGGGGTGCATTCGTCACTAGCGCGCGAACAGCGGGCTCGAGCGCGGTTGCTGAACGGTAACGCAAAGGGGGCGATCGATGACGTGCGAGCGCTAGAAGGAGCGGCCGGCCCGGAGGCGTTGGCGTTGCTCGCCCGCGCCTACGCGGATACCGGGCAGGAAGGGCTCATCGAAGCCGTCTATCGGCAACTCGTCGCTATCGCGGAGCGACGGTACGTCTCTCCGGTGAGCATTGCGGTGGCCGCGGCCGCTTACGGACTGGCAGCGGAGGCCCTGGCGCAACTCTCTCGCGCGTTCATCGAGCACGATCCAAACCTGCTGCAACTGGCGCTTCAGCCGGGCGTTCGTCGCTGGTTTAGGAATCTCGAAAGCATCCCGGACTTTCAGAAATTGCTCTGGGCTCTTCCGTCCCCGCATCCATGA
- a CDS encoding redoxin domain-containing protein, translating into MLKNVMQSVLCVALLLASLLHGGDISAAQPTTLLNFDGNAGWINSPPLTVASLRGKVVLVDFWEYTCINCLRTLPYLREWYRRYHRDGFVIIGVHTPEFRFSGLEENVAAAVKRLKITWPVVLDSNDAIWERYHNTIWPHELLFDPDGHLVESVEGEGGYPQTEANIQRLLRAAHPQLSLPPVMALLPQDSYDKPGAVCYPQTAEVLVAHHAVANATAFNEPSADTRYIDRGTNTDGRIYLQGFWHRTPQAVVSGGGPGYLDLAYHAVQLVGVLTSEHGTPVRVDVTQDGNPVPKDDAGRDIRYDSSGMSFINVEEPRAYDIVMNANFGYHTLRLIPQAYGLDVYSFAFESCEVPRHT; encoded by the coding sequence GGACATCAGCGCCGCGCAACCGACGACGTTGCTGAACTTCGATGGGAATGCCGGATGGATCAACAGTCCACCCCTCACGGTGGCATCGTTGCGCGGTAAAGTGGTGCTGGTGGATTTCTGGGAATACACCTGCATCAATTGTTTGCGGACGCTACCGTATTTACGCGAGTGGTATCGGCGATATCACCGTGATGGCTTCGTCATTATCGGGGTGCACACGCCCGAGTTCCGTTTTTCCGGCCTTGAGGAAAACGTCGCCGCCGCCGTAAAGCGGCTAAAAATAACCTGGCCCGTGGTTCTCGATAGCAATGATGCGATCTGGGAGCGCTACCACAACACGATTTGGCCGCACGAGCTCCTGTTCGATCCCGATGGGCACCTTGTCGAGAGCGTCGAGGGAGAGGGCGGTTATCCGCAAACCGAAGCGAACATTCAGAGGCTTCTGCGCGCCGCGCATCCACAACTCTCGCTGCCTCCGGTCATGGCGCTTTTGCCGCAGGACAGTTACGATAAACCCGGGGCCGTGTGCTATCCGCAGACGGCGGAAGTTCTGGTCGCGCATCATGCGGTCGCGAACGCAACGGCGTTTAACGAGCCGTCCGCGGATACGCGCTACATCGATCGCGGCACGAATACCGATGGGCGCATATACCTTCAGGGTTTTTGGCACCGAACGCCGCAGGCCGTCGTCTCAGGAGGAGGGCCGGGCTATCTCGACCTTGCGTATCATGCCGTGCAATTGGTCGGCGTCCTCACATCCGAGCATGGGACGCCGGTGCGCGTAGACGTGACCCAGGACGGCAACCCGGTGCCCAAAGACGATGCCGGCCGGGATATTCGCTATGATTCGTCCGGGATGTCTTTTATTAACGTTGAGGAACCTCGGGCCTACGATATCGTGATGAATGCGAACTTCGGCTATCATACATTGCGTCTGATACCGCAGGCATACGGTCTGGACGTTTACAGTTTTGCGTTTGAATCGTGCGAGGTTCCCCGGCACACGTAA